One region of Xylanimonas ulmi genomic DNA includes:
- a CDS encoding biotin--[acetyl-CoA-carboxylase] ligase — MASHNAQVRQDVLVDPNILDVEAVRHAVLRPAGQWAAVDVAPTVTSTNLALVERARAAAADGAGLEAPAALAAEHQTAGIGRAGREWRTPPHAALTVSALLRPRVPDSALGWLPLISGLAVVRVLRAVGVPAALKWPNDVLLPADEEVAGFGPWRKVAGVLAQVVPVAGGGVVVGVGLNVTQTAQELPVPTATSLALAGADEAACDRTALLVGLLRELAAVVERWSADDGDAEAPGPGGVPSLADEYAAACATLGATVRVELAGGAGAVEGTAERLAADGALVVVRADGSVRIVAAGDVHHVRRA; from the coding sequence GTGGCATCCCACAACGCGCAGGTGCGGCAGGATGTCCTCGTGGACCCCAACATCCTCGATGTCGAGGCCGTGCGCCACGCCGTGCTGCGCCCCGCGGGCCAGTGGGCGGCCGTCGACGTCGCCCCGACCGTCACCTCGACCAACCTCGCCCTCGTCGAGCGGGCCCGTGCGGCGGCCGCCGACGGCGCCGGGTTGGAGGCGCCTGCGGCGCTCGCGGCCGAGCATCAGACCGCCGGGATCGGCCGCGCGGGGCGAGAGTGGCGCACGCCGCCCCACGCCGCGCTGACCGTCTCGGCGCTGCTGCGCCCCCGTGTCCCGGACTCGGCCCTCGGGTGGCTCCCGCTCATCAGCGGCCTCGCCGTCGTGCGTGTGCTGCGGGCGGTGGGTGTGCCCGCCGCGCTCAAGTGGCCCAACGACGTGCTGCTGCCCGCCGACGAGGAGGTGGCGGGGTTCGGCCCGTGGCGCAAGGTGGCCGGAGTCCTCGCGCAGGTCGTGCCGGTGGCGGGGGGTGGCGTCGTCGTCGGCGTCGGGCTCAACGTGACCCAGACCGCGCAGGAGCTGCCCGTTCCCACCGCGACGTCGCTCGCGCTCGCGGGCGCCGACGAGGCCGCGTGCGACCGCACGGCGCTGCTGGTCGGGCTGCTGCGCGAGCTCGCCGCCGTCGTCGAGCGGTGGTCGGCCGACGACGGCGACGCCGAGGCGCCCGGTCCGGGGGGCGTGCCGTCGCTCGCCGACGAGTACGCGGCGGCGTGCGCGACGCTGGGCGCCACGGTGCGCGTCGAGCTCGCGGGCGGCGCGGGCGCGGTCGAGGGCACGGCCGAGCGGTTGGCCGCCGACGGCGCCCTCGTCGTCGTGCGGGCCGACGGCAGTGTGCGGATCGTCGCAGCCGGGGATGTGCACCACGTGCGACGCGCCTGA
- a CDS encoding LCP family protein has product MPSPQPRHRAEPRTRRRARDAGRPRTPARARRAQPAAPTHGPRHAIRLRRSGVRRVLGLALTSALTFAVAGGCAVYLDLRASLEVSDVDALLADRDDRPALPDDPFTGQPLNILVMGTDYRGAGNDALAGAGNEFHSDTTLLVHVASDRSRVEVVSIPRDSLVDIPACPLPGGGESRPQRGMFNSAFSLGGGGERDLTTAAACAILTVEHLTGVRVTDHIVVMMNGVVDVVDALGGVRMCLPEPVRGNRYINLDLPAGEQVLDGDQSINFLRARGGRGMGLELGSDLARIERQQTFVEAMLREVLRQNVITDAPRLLRTVEAVLASISTGRGLASPTSLAGLAWSLRDLDPAHIVFTPLPVTAAPSDPNRVVWITREADVIWARMIADEPPPQLVAPEPPPAADDAADDGATGEPGADAPATPPADAPAQEPGVESPAEAPAPEPEPPAPALRPGICP; this is encoded by the coding sequence GTGCCCTCCCCGCAGCCCCGGCATCGCGCCGAGCCCCGCACGCGCCGACGGGCGCGTGACGCGGGACGCCCGCGCACGCCCGCGCGGGCCCGGCGAGCGCAGCCCGCGGCGCCCACGCACGGACCACGGCACGCGATCCGACTGCGGCGGTCGGGGGTGCGGCGCGTGCTCGGCCTGGCGCTCACCAGCGCCCTGACGTTCGCGGTCGCGGGCGGCTGCGCCGTCTACCTGGACCTGCGCGCCAGCCTGGAGGTCTCGGACGTCGACGCCCTGCTCGCCGACCGCGACGACCGCCCGGCGCTGCCCGACGACCCGTTCACCGGGCAGCCGCTCAACATCCTGGTGATGGGCACCGACTACCGGGGCGCCGGCAATGACGCGCTCGCCGGAGCGGGCAACGAGTTCCACTCCGACACGACCCTGCTGGTGCACGTCGCGAGCGACCGCAGCCGCGTCGAGGTCGTCTCGATCCCGCGTGACTCGCTGGTCGACATCCCCGCGTGCCCGCTGCCCGGCGGCGGTGAGTCCCGGCCCCAGCGCGGCATGTTCAACTCCGCGTTCTCGCTCGGCGGCGGCGGCGAGCGCGACCTGACCACCGCCGCGGCGTGCGCCATCCTGACGGTCGAGCACCTGACCGGCGTGCGCGTCACCGACCACATCGTCGTCATGATGAACGGGGTCGTGGACGTCGTCGACGCCCTGGGCGGCGTGCGGATGTGCCTGCCCGAGCCGGTGCGCGGCAATCGCTACATCAACCTCGACCTGCCCGCCGGCGAGCAGGTCCTCGACGGCGACCAGTCCATCAACTTCCTGCGCGCCCGCGGCGGACGCGGCATGGGGCTGGAGCTCGGCTCGGACCTGGCCCGCATCGAGCGCCAGCAGACGTTCGTCGAGGCGATGCTGCGTGAGGTGCTGCGGCAGAACGTCATCACCGACGCGCCGCGGCTGTTGCGCACCGTCGAGGCCGTCCTTGCGTCGATCTCCACGGGCCGCGGGCTCGCCAGTCCGACGTCGCTTGCGGGCCTGGCATGGAGCCTGCGCGACCTGGACCCCGCCCACATCGTGTTCACGCCGCTGCCGGTGACCGCGGCGCCGAGCGACCCGAACCGGGTCGTGTGGATCACGCGCGAGGCCGACGTCATCTGGGCGCGCATGATCGCCGACGAGCCGCCGCCGCAGCTCGTCGCGCCCGAGCCGCCGCCCGCGGCAGACGACGCCGCAGACGACGGCGCGACGGGGGAGCCGGGCGCCGACGCTCCTGCCACCCCGCCCGCCGACGCTCCCGCGCAGGAGCCTGGGGTCGAGAGCCCGGCCGAGGCTCCCGCCCCGGAACCGGAGCCGCCGGCCCCGGCGCTGCGCCCGGGCATCTGCCCCTGA
- a CDS encoding PadR family transcriptional regulator: MDMDRSQYLQELRRGTVALACLIRLRTPGYGYALLETLTADGLDVDANTLYPLLRRLEKQGLVTSEWNTDEARPRKFYTTSSAGADLAGVLSDDWDRLDAALRRLREGTER, from the coding sequence ATGGATATGGATCGCAGCCAGTATCTGCAGGAGTTGAGGCGGGGAACCGTCGCGCTCGCCTGCCTGATCCGGTTGCGCACGCCCGGGTATGGGTATGCCCTGCTGGAGACGCTCACGGCCGACGGGCTCGACGTCGACGCCAACACGCTCTACCCGCTGCTGCGACGGCTGGAGAAGCAGGGACTGGTGACCAGTGAGTGGAACACCGATGAGGCCCGGCCGCGCAAGTTCTACACGACCTCGTCGGCGGGCGCGGACCTCGCCGGCGTCCTGAGCGACGACTGGGACCGGCTCGACGCCGCCCTGCGGCGCCTGCGGGAGGGGACCGAGAGATGA
- a CDS encoding permease prefix domain 1-containing protein: MTDRDDLTARYLEAAVAQVPPDQRDGLRRELTERIADTVDARRAAGAEPAAAEYATLAELGHPDRLAAEYLDRPLWLIGPRYYLLWRRLVRLVAPIAAAAGAVGAAIGAVAEGRTAAAVLGEAIGSGVEVAAFTAVGITAVLAVMERKVPAEDLDPSGGWRPERLPALTAPGARRARRTSIGDAVWLVLLGAFVLVAPGLPLVWRASEQVDVLNADTWAWLRWALVAIIAAELALTVVALARARWSWWQAGARAALDAATIAVVVPPLAAGRVLRPEAIVELGWSDGPELLGPGGVLTTVVVLAVVIACVADAVTGFVQAAREPR, translated from the coding sequence ATGACTGACCGAGACGACCTGACCGCGCGCTACCTGGAGGCCGCCGTGGCCCAGGTCCCGCCGGACCAGCGCGACGGACTGCGGCGCGAGCTCACCGAGCGCATCGCCGACACCGTCGACGCCCGACGCGCGGCGGGCGCCGAGCCCGCCGCGGCCGAGTACGCGACGCTCGCCGAGCTCGGGCATCCCGACCGGCTCGCAGCCGAGTACCTGGACCGCCCCCTGTGGCTGATCGGGCCGCGCTACTACCTGCTGTGGCGCCGCCTCGTGCGCCTCGTCGCGCCGATCGCCGCCGCCGCGGGCGCCGTGGGAGCGGCCATCGGCGCCGTCGCCGAGGGACGCACCGCGGCCGCCGTCCTGGGGGAGGCGATCGGCTCGGGCGTCGAGGTGGCGGCGTTCACCGCCGTCGGGATCACCGCGGTGCTGGCCGTGATGGAGCGCAAGGTCCCAGCCGAGGACCTGGACCCGTCCGGCGGGTGGAGGCCCGAGCGCCTCCCGGCGCTGACGGCCCCCGGCGCACGGCGGGCGCGCCGGACCTCGATCGGCGACGCCGTCTGGCTCGTGCTGCTGGGAGCGTTCGTGCTGGTCGCGCCCGGCCTTCCACTCGTGTGGCGGGCCAGCGAGCAGGTCGACGTCCTGAACGCCGACACCTGGGCGTGGCTGCGGTGGGCGCTCGTCGCGATCATCGCCGCCGAGCTCGCGCTGACCGTGGTGGCGCTGGCCCGCGCGCGCTGGTCATGGTGGCAGGCCGGCGCCCGGGCCGCACTCGACGCGGCGACCATCGCCGTCGTCGTGCCGCCGCTCGCGGCGGGCCGCGTGCTGCGCCCCGAGGCCATCGTCGAACTGGGTTGGAGTGACGGCCCCGAACTGCTGGGACCCGGCGGCGTGCTCACGACCGTCGTGGTGCTGGCGGTCGTCATCGCGTGCGTGGCCGACGCCGTGACCGGGTTCGTCCAGGCGGCCCGCGAGCCCCGCTGA
- a CDS encoding adenylate/guanylate cyclase domain-containing protein produces MTSDNPRDGSAGDQPEDRSAAAAHAATDLAPHAGDDAAHDTAARIDLEILGGPRRYTLDDLVEGTGLSHELIEDYWRWLGLPVQAATERWFTDSDMESLREIARLAATQRLDEPALRTLVRSMGHTTERLALWQVEAFVENAARERGLDDVSARLSVLETMPHLAGVLAHQLEHAWRRQLAAVTGRYLTEFAGARSGDHDEHKLPLRRAVGFADIVSFTKRTAGLGSEELSEFVQLFETRARDVVTEAGGRVVKTVGDAVLFIADDVQHGAEVALGLSTANPDGPEIPVRVGFVWGRVLSRFGDVFGPSVNLAARLTDAAQPGEVLVDPATAALLGTSSRYALTEQPEAELQGLGSMRPVRLQRAYSGV; encoded by the coding sequence GTGACGAGCGACAACCCGCGCGACGGCTCGGCCGGCGACCAGCCCGAGGACCGATCCGCAGCCGCGGCGCACGCCGCCACCGACCTCGCGCCGCACGCCGGCGACGACGCGGCCCACGACACCGCGGCCCGCATCGACCTGGAGATCCTCGGCGGGCCCCGGCGCTACACGCTCGACGACCTGGTGGAGGGCACGGGCCTGTCGCACGAGCTCATCGAGGACTACTGGCGCTGGCTCGGACTGCCCGTCCAGGCGGCCACCGAGCGCTGGTTCACCGACTCGGACATGGAGTCGCTGCGCGAGATCGCGCGCCTGGCCGCGACCCAGCGCCTCGACGAGCCCGCGCTGCGCACGCTCGTGCGCTCGATGGGGCACACGACCGAGCGGCTCGCGCTGTGGCAGGTCGAGGCGTTCGTCGAGAACGCCGCGCGTGAGCGGGGGCTCGACGACGTCAGCGCCCGCCTGAGCGTGCTGGAGACCATGCCGCACCTGGCCGGCGTGCTCGCCCACCAGCTGGAGCACGCGTGGCGGCGTCAGCTCGCCGCGGTGACCGGCCGCTATCTGACCGAGTTCGCGGGCGCGCGCAGCGGCGACCACGACGAGCACAAGCTGCCCCTGCGCCGCGCGGTCGGGTTCGCCGACATCGTCTCGTTCACCAAGCGCACCGCGGGCCTCGGGTCGGAGGAGCTGAGCGAGTTCGTCCAGCTCTTCGAGACCCGCGCGCGCGACGTCGTCACCGAGGCGGGCGGCCGCGTCGTCAAGACGGTCGGCGACGCCGTCCTGTTCATCGCCGACGACGTGCAGCACGGCGCCGAGGTGGCGCTCGGGCTGTCGACCGCGAACCCCGACGGGCCCGAGATCCCCGTGCGGGTCGGGTTCGTGTGGGGGCGCGTGCTGTCACGGTTCGGCGACGTGTTCGGCCCGTCGGTCAACCTCGCCGCGCGCCTGACCGACGCGGCGCAGCCAGGTGAGGTGCTGGTCGACCCGGCGACGGCGGCGCTGCTGGGCACGTCCTCGCGCTACGCCCTGACCGAGCAGCCCGAAGCCGAGCTCCAGGGCCTGGGGTCGATGCGTCCCGTGCGCCTGCAGCGCGCCTACAGCGGGGTCTGA
- a CDS encoding LCP family protein, with the protein MVTTLPRHAAHLRGHRVRRALGMTVTGVLAFVGGGAAAAYVDLRNDITVSDVDSLLGQRTDRPTVSADPDDPFAGQALNILVMGTDYRGEGNDELAGAGDEFHSDTTLLVHVAGDRSRIEVVSIPRDSLVDIPACPLPGGGESPPRRDAMFNTAFAIGGGDGKDVTGAAACTILTVEDLTGVPITDHFVVKMTGVIGVVDALGGVPMCLPEPVRGVNVDLDLPAGRQTLSGYQAINFLRARKGHGMGLELGSDLERIKRQQAFLDSTLRTILAQNLIMDSPRLYSLVEAVLRSISTSPELASPRALAGLAWSLRGVDPGEIVFTPLPVVDSAAHPGRVEWVTSQTDPIWERIAADRAPGAGDGGDGAASTPTPGDTAPPGDQTPGDQTPPDQTPPDPTSGDQTPGETAGDQTPGGTDGGVEVGGGATSAPTATLLPGVCPP; encoded by the coding sequence GTGGTCACCACGCTGCCGCGGCACGCCGCCCACCTTCGAGGGCATCGCGTCCGCCGCGCCCTGGGCATGACCGTGACCGGAGTGCTCGCGTTCGTCGGCGGCGGCGCGGCCGCCGCCTACGTCGACCTGCGCAACGACATCACGGTGTCCGACGTCGACTCGCTGCTGGGACAGCGCACGGACCGCCCGACCGTGTCGGCCGACCCCGACGACCCCTTCGCGGGCCAGGCGCTCAACATCCTGGTGATGGGCACCGACTACCGGGGCGAGGGCAACGACGAGCTCGCCGGCGCCGGCGACGAGTTCCACTCGGACACGACGCTGCTCGTCCACGTGGCGGGCGACCGCAGCCGGATCGAGGTCGTCTCGATCCCGCGCGACTCGCTGGTCGACATCCCCGCGTGCCCGCTGCCGGGCGGCGGCGAGAGCCCGCCGCGCCGCGACGCCATGTTCAACACGGCGTTCGCGATCGGCGGCGGCGACGGCAAGGACGTCACCGGCGCGGCCGCCTGCACCATCCTCACCGTCGAGGACCTGACGGGCGTGCCGATCACCGACCACTTCGTGGTCAAGATGACCGGGGTGATCGGCGTCGTCGACGCCCTCGGCGGCGTCCCGATGTGCCTGCCCGAGCCCGTGCGGGGAGTGAACGTCGACCTCGACCTGCCGGCCGGGCGCCAGACGCTCAGCGGCTACCAGGCGATCAACTTCCTGCGCGCCCGCAAGGGTCACGGCATGGGCCTGGAGCTGGGCAGCGACCTGGAGCGCATCAAGCGCCAGCAGGCGTTCTTGGACTCGACGCTGCGCACGATCCTCGCCCAGAACCTCATCATGGACTCGCCGCGGCTCTACTCGCTGGTCGAGGCGGTGCTGCGCTCGATCTCGACCAGCCCCGAGCTGGCCAGCCCGCGCGCGCTCGCCGGTCTGGCGTGGAGCCTGCGCGGGGTCGACCCCGGTGAGATCGTGTTCACGCCGCTGCCCGTGGTCGACTCGGCGGCGCACCCCGGACGGGTCGAGTGGGTCACCTCGCAGACAGACCCGATCTGGGAGCGCATCGCCGCCGACCGGGCGCCCGGAGCGGGGGACGGTGGCGACGGGGCCGCGTCGACGCCCACGCCGGGGGACACGGCGCCACCCGGCGATCAGACTCCCGGCGATCAGACCCCGCCCGATCAGACCCCGCCCGATCCAACCTCGGGCGATCAAACCCCCGGCGAGACCGCGGGGGATCAGACCCCGGGCGGCACGGACGGCGGCGTCGAGGTCGGCGGCGGCGCGACCTCCGCGCCGACTGCGACGCTTCTGCCGGGGGTGTGTCCGCCCTGA
- a CDS encoding SOS response-associated peptidase produces MCGRYASFRDAEDLADDVAIAELADDVRLLPPSWNVAPTDTVRVVVERPARSDAGPGTGEITRSLRLARWGLVPSWAKDPSGGARMINARAETLLGKPAFARPLALRRCLVPADGYYEWRRLPLPPGAPARASAPRQPYWIHRDGEPVMFAGLYEFWRDRTRADDDPARWLVTATIVTTAASAGLAHIHDRMPVALPAAAWDAWLDPAVGAEQAAGLLAAPLDRFALRPVTSLVSSVRNNAPSLLDSDPAPADADLPR; encoded by the coding sequence ATGTGCGGCCGCTACGCCTCCTTCCGCGACGCCGAGGACCTCGCCGACGACGTCGCCATCGCCGAGCTCGCCGACGACGTCCGGCTGCTGCCGCCGTCGTGGAACGTGGCGCCCACCGACACCGTGCGCGTCGTCGTCGAGCGGCCCGCGCGCAGCGACGCCGGGCCGGGCACGGGCGAGATCACGCGCTCGCTGCGGCTCGCGCGCTGGGGCCTGGTGCCGTCATGGGCCAAGGACCCCAGCGGTGGCGCGCGCATGATCAACGCCCGCGCCGAGACGCTGCTCGGCAAACCGGCGTTCGCCCGGCCGCTCGCACTTCGCCGGTGCCTCGTGCCCGCCGACGGCTACTACGAGTGGCGGCGCCTACCGCTCCCACCGGGCGCGCCCGCGCGGGCCTCCGCGCCGCGCCAGCCGTACTGGATCCATCGTGACGGCGAGCCGGTGATGTTCGCCGGACTGTATGAGTTCTGGCGCGACCGCACCCGGGCCGACGACGACCCCGCGCGCTGGTTGGTCACCGCAACGATCGTGACGACGGCCGCGAGCGCCGGCCTGGCCCACATCCACGACCGGATGCCGGTCGCGCTGCCCGCCGCGGCCTGGGACGCCTGGCTTGATCCGGCGGTGGGCGCCGAGCAGGCCGCGGGCCTCCTGGCCGCCCCGCTCGACCGGTTCGCGCTGCGACCGGTGACCTCGCTGGTGAGCTCGGTGCGCAACAACGCGCCGAGCCTCCTCGACTCGGACCCGGCGCCCGCGGACGCCGACCTCCCGCGGTGA
- a CDS encoding acyl-CoA carboxylase subunit beta: MTDPAAVTGTAAKLADLERRRAAAVVEPEAAAAAKQHARGKKTARERIEALLDEGSFVELDALAAHRSRNFGMDAKRIAGDGVVTGYGAVDGRQVCVFSQDFTVFGGSLGEVHGQKIAKVQDLALRTGVPIVGISDGGGARIQEGVAALTQFAEMFRRNVAASGVVPQISLILGPSAGGAVYSPALTDFIVMADGTSNMFITGPDVIRSVTGEDVDFETLGGARTHNERSGVAHYLAADEDDAIDYVRHLLGYLPQNNLGDPPAFPPEDDVPLEASEDDEALDALIPDSDNQPYDMRTVVETVLDPESFLEVQPLFAPNVLVGFGHVEGQAVGVVANQPMSMAGTLDIDAAEKAARFVRTCDAFNIPVLTFVDVPGFLPGVGQEHQGIIRRGAKLIYAYAEATVPLVTVITRKAYGGAYIVMGSKQLGADVNLAWPTAQVAVMGAGGAVNILQRRALADVERAGGDVESERRRLTAEYEEAIVNPWDAAERGYVDAVIRPCETRAQIVRALRALRTKRASLPPKKHGNIPL, encoded by the coding sequence GTGACCGACCCCGCCGCCGTCACCGGCACCGCCGCGAAGCTCGCCGACCTGGAGCGCCGGCGCGCCGCCGCGGTCGTCGAGCCCGAGGCCGCCGCCGCGGCCAAGCAGCACGCGCGGGGCAAGAAGACCGCGCGCGAGCGCATCGAGGCGCTGCTCGACGAGGGCTCGTTCGTCGAGCTCGACGCACTGGCCGCGCACCGCTCGCGCAACTTCGGCATGGACGCCAAGCGCATTGCGGGCGACGGCGTCGTGACGGGCTACGGCGCCGTCGACGGTCGGCAGGTGTGCGTGTTCTCACAGGACTTCACGGTGTTCGGCGGTTCGCTGGGCGAGGTGCACGGGCAGAAGATCGCCAAGGTGCAAGACCTCGCCCTGCGCACGGGAGTGCCGATCGTCGGCATCAGCGACGGCGGCGGCGCGCGCATCCAGGAGGGCGTCGCGGCACTGACGCAGTTCGCCGAGATGTTCCGGCGCAACGTGGCCGCCTCGGGCGTCGTGCCGCAGATCTCGCTCATCCTCGGCCCGTCGGCGGGCGGCGCGGTGTACTCCCCCGCGCTGACCGACTTCATCGTCATGGCCGACGGCACGTCCAACATGTTCATCACGGGCCCGGACGTCATCCGGTCGGTCACGGGCGAGGACGTCGACTTCGAGACGCTCGGCGGCGCGCGCACCCACAACGAGCGCTCCGGCGTCGCGCACTACCTCGCCGCCGACGAGGACGACGCGATCGACTACGTGCGCCACCTGCTGGGGTACCTGCCGCAGAACAACCTGGGCGACCCACCCGCCTTCCCGCCCGAGGACGACGTGCCGCTCGAGGCCAGCGAGGACGACGAGGCGCTCGACGCCCTGATCCCGGACAGCGACAACCAGCCGTACGACATGCGCACGGTCGTCGAGACGGTGCTCGACCCCGAGTCGTTCCTGGAGGTCCAGCCGCTGTTCGCGCCCAATGTGCTGGTCGGCTTCGGGCACGTCGAGGGCCAGGCGGTGGGCGTCGTCGCCAACCAGCCGATGTCGATGGCGGGCACGCTCGACATCGACGCGGCCGAGAAGGCCGCCCGGTTCGTGCGCACCTGCGACGCGTTCAACATCCCGGTGCTGACATTCGTTGACGTGCCCGGGTTCCTGCCCGGCGTGGGCCAGGAGCATCAGGGCATCATCCGCCGCGGCGCGAAGCTCATCTACGCCTACGCCGAGGCCACCGTCCCGCTCGTCACGGTCATCACGCGCAAGGCGTACGGCGGCGCGTACATCGTCATGGGCTCCAAGCAGCTCGGGGCCGACGTCAACCTCGCCTGGCCCACGGCGCAGGTCGCCGTCATGGGCGCGGGCGGCGCCGTCAACATCCTGCAGCGGCGCGCGCTGGCCGACGTCGAGCGCGCGGGCGGCGACGTCGAGTCGGAGCGCCGGCGCCTGACGGCCGAGTACGAGGAGGCCATCGTCAACCCGTGGGATGCGGCCGAGCGCGGCTACGTCGACGCCGTCATCCGCCCCTGCGAGACGCGCGCGCAGATCGTGCGCGCGCTGCGCGCGCTGCGGACCAAGCGCGCGAGCCTGCCGCCCAAGAAGCACGGCAACATCCCGCTGTAG